From the genome of Falco cherrug isolate bFalChe1 chromosome 10, bFalChe1.pri, whole genome shotgun sequence:
GAAATCATGAGCCGGGGCTCAAAACTATGCAATTAAACTGGGATGAAACTTAAAGGGGAAAATGGCCATTCTCTGAGCCCGGAGCCGCCAAGTGTGGAGGAGCCTCCGTCCTGCGGGAGGGATGTGCCACCGGTGCCATACTGGGCGCCTCGGTCCCACCAGTGCTGCCTCATCGGCGTTTGCTGGTAAAAGAAAGCAGGCCTGGAGCTCTTCTTCCAGAGGGCAACGTTAGATCCAACACTTCGTTGGCGTGATGAGCGTGGCACCCGCCAGGCCCTGGTTCTGCTGTGGCTGCCATCCGGCCACGCCAACCGCAGTCGTCTGTGCCCTGCACGCAGCAAACACCAAACCCATCACCCAAATGGCTTGGGGCGGGCTGGGCTATCAGACAAGttaaaaaatgtgcatttaaagTAGTCGAGGCGCATTACTGCAGCCAGTGGAAATCTGCCGGCATTACTGCGGTGTTATCACGGATAGATCGGACAGCCTGGGATGGGAATCCGCATGGGAGTTTGTTAGGATTCAGGTCTCTCCACGCTGATAGCTTCGTAATGCCAGGCTTGCCTCTTAATTGCACCCCTAAGTGTTGAAATTACTGAAGAGTAAAATGCAAATGGACTGTAACCTTTCTGGAGCTCGCCCCGGTGTTACCACACCAGCTCTGTGCCGAGACGCCTGCATTTCATTCCACTTTCTTAATTGCTAATAGAGCTGCCGGGAGATTCTCTCCTAAGGCCCTGTAGGGAGAGGAGAGGACCCTCTCTGGGGTCGCACCCCAGTTCCACCAAGCTCAGGGCActggggcagctctgggagCTGGCCCCCACCACGTGAcgccagctgcagccccacggCCCCACAGCCCCACGGCCCCACACAGCCAAGCCGGGGCTGCCGGGTGACAGACCAGAGCACAGAGCAAAACATGCAGCCTTTGCCCTCCCTCTCTGGTGCCGCCTTCCCAGCCCAAGAGCTTCGGTGTAACACCTGCCGCGGGTCCTGGCCAGGGTCCTGGCATACTGGGCACCGGGTGCTGGGGtcccagggtgctgggtgctggggcaagTGCTTGCCAAGCCAGACAGCGCTGTGGGGCCGGGAGGtgcaggtgctggcaggagaagCCAGCTGTGGCATTAAGGTTAATGAGATTTTCATGAACCTGCCGATTCATTTGGCAGGCAGGTAGGGGGGCCAGGACCCTGGTAATTAAATGGAGCTGACCTGTGAAATCGGGCTGTGAGGGGCTGGAGCGAGCAGAGtggagggtgggaaggggaagaggtgCAAGGAGGTGGCCAGTGGCCACAAGCCGTGGTGGGGTGGCTGTGGCCGTGGCTGGGCTGCTCCCTCCTTGGCACCCATGCTGGCACTGCTCACcgtcctggcacagctggagtgCCGGTGCCAGAGCAGCACCTTATTTGTGGCTCTGCTTCCCTGAGTTAAACTCCACAAAGTGTGACAATCAAAATTAAAGATTTCTCCAGAAAGACAGCCTGGGGGGAAATCACTGCTGAGGCCGACAGAGATTTCCCAACGGtgacttttaaattaaaggggaaaaaaatttctttaatttggCAGCATGCTTGGGATGCAGCTCACTGGGCACGTTATTATCCAGCTCAGCAAATGCTCCCAGAATTCACTCACACTCCAAATTACTGATCTCTCCATGAGGCAGTGtatccctgcctgtgctggcatCCACTGGCACCAGGGGCCTGTGGCGCAGCCCCATGGGCAGCAAGCGGGACAGGGaccaggctgtgccctgccacCCCAGAGCCGAGCCCTGGtgggtgccccctccccatgccaTCCCAGCTCCTTGATGGTGGAAAATGGCCGGATTCTGCTCCTGCACAGGAtgagcccagccccagccagcacagtGATGCCCCGGGACACCCACACCGGCACAGGTGATTCCTATTCCCactcccagcccctctcccagcccctcttGGTATTTAATGGTGCAAATCCAGACTGATCAGGGCTGGGCATATCAGCACTGCCAGGCGTGTGTGTGTCTGCCCATGGGTCACCCACTAAACACCCACCAGTGCCGGTGGCCCCTAACAAGAAGACGGGGGGATGAGGGGCACTCAATGTTTTAACAACTTTCTTTCCAAGCAGAGCGTGAGCTCTTTGATGCTGCCTAAAGCACGACCCTGCCCGCAGCCCAGGTGCTGGCTCTGCACTGTGCGGTGAGGACGGTGGCTGCCTCTGCGTCCCTGTGACGCTGCTACCCACCATGTGCCCAACCGCCAGGGCGGCCCCTTCCCGAACATGGGCTGACTCAGGTGCTTGCCACGGAGCCCCAGGAGCCTCTGCAGACCCACTGTATCAGCACGGGGGCTATGGGTGTGCAGCTTTGCTGGCTAGATTACATGCTGGACCCAAAGCACCAGTGGACACCGTCACTGTCAAAGCCTGCTCATTGAGATCAGAGGCACCTGCACACCTGAGACGCACCTCACCGTGCTCTGCCATGCCATATGGTAGCACGGagagcactgcagcacagcaaagcactggGGCATGGtgagcactgcagcacagcaaagcaccGCAGCACACCGAAGGGCTGGGGCATGGCGAGCTCTGTGGCGCAGCAAAGCACCATGGCTCCACACCACCTCTGTGCTACtccaggatgctgcagggatgTGACACTGTCCTTGTGTCCCCACAGGGATGCCCTGAGGCCTTTCCTGTGCCCCGTGGGTGAGGACAGAGCTCCTGCCATCCACCTCATCCTGACACATGCCAGCGGCTCCCACCAGGCTGAGCATGGAGCACAGCAAAGGGGTTTACTGCCATATCCAGAGAAGCTGCCACTAGTCCCCAGCATAGGAGCTGCCCAGGGCCATAGGGAATGGTGCACAGGGCCAGCCCTGCTTGGCCAGGGTACAGAACCACAGGCAGCATGGCCAGCCCCagacctgcctgccctggcacagctcttccccttctccccccgccccttcAAGATGAagcaatgaaattatttttctacttgaGTAGTTTTCAATTTAGattaagaaaaatctgtgctcCGTTAGCAACATTGCAGTAAATCACAAGCAAGCGGCACTCCACAGCTGACAGCCCGATCGCTTATCGGCTGCAAACCTTTTTTCACTTTGACAGGCTCCAAGTGTGACATTGAGCGAGGGCAGTGGCAGCCCAGTGGGGACGCTGCGCGGGGAGGCAGACCCCACCTGGCACACACCCGGGGGCACCACAgctcagctgtggctgcaggcagcgcccagagcaggcaggcagtcCCAGGCAGAATCAGGCCCTTGGGCATCACAGACTGGAGACGCAAAGGGCGGCACCAGCCCCCGCCTGCCTGCAGCGCCAGCTCAGCCAGCCCATGGCACTGCTCCTGGGGCCACCCACAGGAGCCATACCAGGGGGACGTGCTCCCTCGCTGTTGTCCCACCCGatccctccagcccagcacaccacagcagcaTGCCAGGGCTACACCAAGCACCTGCCGCCAAGGCTGCTTGGTGCGCCAGTGTCTTGCCGAGCCTTGGCTTTCACCCATCCGTCACCACTGGCAACCTGGTGGCACCCGACATGGTTGTGACAGTGGCCATCGCCAGCTGCGCTGGGAGTGGATCCCTGTCCTCATGTCTGTCTCCATGTTGCCACCATCCTCACGTCAGCACCATCAAAAGGAGCAtttgacagaaaacaaaccttttttaTCCCTCTGGTTCTTCCAGCTCGTTTATTGCTTGCacggggcaggcagagctgtcagTGCCTGAACCTCACTCATCCGTTTAACCTTGGGGGAAGAAACACATTTGTGCCGGATAACGTGCATCAGATGGTGGCACGGGGAGCGCCTGTAGCTGCTGCACCTGATGGATGGGCTACACGGGCCTCGCCTGACCTGTGCTTGTATGTTATCTGCATTGCTGCGGGAGGCTTTTCATCACGCCGACAGCTCCAGCATCACCTGCCTGGCAGGAGCTCCTCACCAGGGATGGCTGCCGGCAGCAGCGGCCAGGAGGGGCTTGGCTACGAGGCTGTGGATGGCACCATGGCAGGCAGCGAGCCACCATGCCACGGGAGGGGAGAGGCAGCTATGCCTAGGGGAGGGTTGGCAGGCTGTACCCATGCTGCGTGCCTGGCTGCGGTGGGGCTGGAAGGATGGGGACAGCCCCACTGGGAGCAAGGCTGGTGCCTGCAATGCCCAAGGGGACAGAGGACACCCTCACCGCTGGCAGTGCCACCAGCCTGGGTGAAAGGAAGAGGCCAAGCTGTTGCACTTGTCCTTTGGGTGACATTTTGCCAACAAGGGGTCCTGTGACAGTGACAAAGAGGGTACGGAGCTGGGCAGCCCAGAGCCCCAGTGACGGATGAGCGCTGCCAAGTGCCGACACAAAAGCCATTTGGTGTGGGGAAATGATAGATGCTAACACTAATTTTAAGCACAGGCAGCCGAATTCCTCCAGACAGTTGCGGCGCTCAGGATTTAGGGCACAGCTGCTGGGTTCAGATAAGGTGTGAAATCAGCCCGGCGTGCAGGGTGTTACTTAATAATGAACGTCTCATGATGGATGGGGGTGGCTCAGCAATATAACCTCCACATTTGGAGCCTTTCAAATCTCTTGCCATCAATCCTGGTCCCTGCCAGGCAGCGggagggggagctgggagctggcagcggGCGCATGTCCCACCAGGTGGGCACCACAACTTGGGCTGCACAATTTCTCCCTGGCACCACCGGCACCTTCAcggctggcagcagtgctggaggggcCTGGGGCCGGATCCTGCCCAGTCCAGGGTGGCCACAGCTGGTCCCTCCAGTGCTGCCACAGCATGGCCCCACgcagctcctctcctccctcgCCGCCCACAGTGCATTGCTGGCTGCTCCCGGTCGGCCTGCGGTGATCTGGGCTGCCTGCATGAGGAAGGGGACAGTGAGATGTCACACCCTCCCCGGGGTCACCCCTGCTCACCCAGCACCACGCCTGGAGCCGATGTCGCCCCGCCACGACAAGCAGGCTCTGACCCACGTGGGTAGTGCCAGGACATGGTGCCAGCCCAAAATATTTATGGTAAAAGCAATGCTGGAAATGGCAAGTTCCGGGCTTGTCTGTAGCATTTAATCTTTCTTCTGACcttataaaaaaatctatttgtgTTGAGATTTTAAATTCACTTCTTAAATCACCCACTACAGGCTTCACACCGTATTAATTTCTCCTCAAGCAAATGAGTTTGGTATTTGCGCTTTTCCAGTACCACCAATGCCAGCGCACAGGGACAATGCATGCCGTATCCGCCCCCCCCGACCTGCACCCTGCTCCCTCGCCCTGTGCTTGCTCGCCCTGTGCACGCCCCTCATGCACGCTCATCCCCTTGCACACTCATCGCCATGCATGCCCCTACGTGCACGCTCACTCCTGTACACGCTCACCCCCTTGCACGCTCACTGCCATGCATGCCCCTGCGTGCACTCTCACTCCTGTACACACTCACCCCTCCCTTGCACGCTCACTCTGCTGCACGCTCACTCCGCTGCACGCCCTCATTCTCCAACACGCTCACCCTCCTGCTCGGCACACACAAGCCCCCCGAAGGGATCCCAGGGTAGAGGCCCGAGCAGGACGGCCACAGCTGCCGCCtcccaggaggaggaggatggtgaCTCGGATCCGGGGACGAAGGCCAGAGCAGGCTGGCGCGGCAGGAGCACCCAGCCCGGCTGcgaggcggcggcagcgggTCCCCCGGGCGCCggggccctgccccggccccggttgcccccgccccccggcagGTCCCTGCAGCCCGCGGGGCTacggggggggctggggctgaggggggaggcccggggctgcgggacggggctgctggggggcccGGGGCTGAACGGGGGACCGGGGCGGCTGGAGGCCGCTTGGGGGTCCGGGGCTGAACGGgggcggggctgccgggggcgCAGGCCGGGGGCAGCACGGCGCCGTCAGGGGGGTGCCCGGGCCGCGGGGCCCGTTCCTGTGCAGGCGCCCGGGAATGCGAACGGGGACGCACCCGGGGGAGTGCGCGAACAGCGCCACCCCCGATCCCGGTCGCGGGGCACTTTGCTTGTGCCGTGAGGCCGGGCCTcgcctcccctccctctcctggATCTGGCGGCCGATTCATTGCTGGTTCTGCGCCTGGGGGGCTCCGCCGGGCGCCCCCAGCCCGCGGCCCGGCGCGGAGCTCTGCGGGTCCTGCCGCCGCGCAGCCCCgagggcggggggaggggcggccgggtccgggcagcgccgccgcacagcagccccccgccccggcggcccCGGCTGCTCCAGCCCGGAACCCGCCCGCCCCTTCCCAGCCCGAAGGTTGGACCCCCGAGgcgggagcagcagcagccggggcacggcacggcgcCGGCCGGGCAGGGAGATGTCGTGATCTGCTTAATGGGCATGAGCAGAGTGCCAAACCGCTGATTTACTGCCGAGGAAACGCTTAATTTAGGCAATGTATTTAAAGGAACTAATTAGAATTGTATTAATATTTATGGGCCTTATGGAGAAGCTGATAGTCCCTATTTGAGGGTATTAACTGTTATCTTATACTGGGCAGGACCGTGGTGTTTGGAGGCAACTTTAATCGTGGTGAAAGCAGCCAAGATCTCGCCAGAAGCCGGTGACGGCAGCCTGCCCACCACCGCACATCCAAACCATGTTTGCAGCGCTAATGAATATCTGCCGGAATTAATAAGCCTGCCCATGGGGTCCTCCTCCCCAAGCATCCCTCTGAGCATCCCTCTGACAAGGGATGGGTGTAGCCGCCTGCTCAGGGCTCTGCCGTGGATGATGGGGGGCCAAGGGAGCTTgagccccccccctcctccagctcctcagagcagcagcacagtcccCACACCAGCCACAATGAATGCTcccactcctgctgctgccagggttCCCTTCTATCCAGCCCAGAGAAGGGTGCCAGGAGGGGTccaggggcaggcagccccagcgGCCCCCAGCTCATCCATAACCAGTTCCCTGCCCGCACCCAACCTCTCGCTATAGCAAAGTTCGCATCAATTTTCCTTCCCCTCATTTGTCTGTAAACCATGAAGAAAAATCACCACCGTCTGCCCGCATCAGGCCGCCGTGGTGATGTATGGCTGTAATAAAAAACCCATTTTGGGAGGCCGCTTCCCCGTGCCGCCAGCCGGCACGCCACGCGTGGCTGTGCCACCATCCACACTGTGCCACGAGGCCGGGGCTGCCGCCTGCCAGGCCCCCCTGCACCTCCATCCCCGTCTCGCCGCAGCTGGCTGTTACAGACAGGAGCTATTAAAGCTGttacagagcagcagcctctgtgGCAGCGTTCAGGCAGCCAGTGCTGTTAAACCCCAAGAGACAGATTGTGGAGGACGGCCCGATGGGGGCTGAGTGGGGGGCAGCCTGCCTGCGCTGGGCACCCTCCTCACAccaagcagggagcagccctggggtcCCGCCTGAGCTCCCACACAGTGGTCACACCACACACTGGCTCCAGGGACAGGGCCCTGGGGATGAGATGAtgccccccctgcccgccccacATGGGGACTTTCATCTATGCAGCCACAGAACCAGCTCaaggctgagcagagcaggggggaaGGGAGCTAAATAATAAATGGGCACTTTCAGGaggttttcatcttttctgtttcaagttCCTCACCgtctctgcctgcagagctcaCCAGTGGCACAAGGGGAAGCAGCATGCATGGCACCATCTGGTTGCTGCAGATTTGGCACAAAACCCTGCTCTGCTTGAGTAAATGCCACTCTTGAGGCACTCCTACCCCCTAAGCCTGGCCCCGGGAGGTCAGGGGCACCAAGGCactgccagagcaggtgggcATCACCCACCAGTCTGGCACCAGCTCCCCGGTAGATGCCCAGAGCAAGGgttctcctgcagctgccctgcaaTTCATCACCCCCGTGCCTGGAGGCAGTGCCAAGCTCAGGCCCAGTGCACCCCCCTGCTTTGCCCACCCCTGAGCCCAGCCCAAGGCTCCCcagtgcagcaggcagaggcCTGGGTGTCACCACTGTGGGATGGCCGTGGAGGTGCTACTGTCCTGAGGCACACCAGGTGCTCTGTGCTCTTACCAGCCTTCCCAGGAACATCCCCAGCATCTGCAGGCAGCCCACTCAGGCACAGACCCCTCCCCTCTCTGGGCTCTCGTTAATTAGCAAATTAATACAATGTGAGTGCTGACAGGAGGTGTTTCTGGGGAAGACCTGCAGGTTCCTGGCTTGCAGGTGGTGGTGCCCAGCAGGGATGGTGCCACCCCCATGGGAGCTGCTTCTGCgtctcccccagccctggctgcaccCTGCACCCATGCCAagctccaggcagcagcaggaacatgGCAGCTCCCAGGACAGGCACTGGgaccagccagcactgcaggatGAGCAGGGAAGGACATGAGGCCTCAtccccagcccagagcccagctggcagcaggctggcatgGGGACAGGTACCCATGGCCTGTCCCACACCCAGCACCGCAGCGTGACCTGCCTCCCCTGGCCGTGCTCTCCTCAGGCATTGAGTAGCTGGAGGTGCTTGGCCAGGGCagtggcgggggggggctgtCCCTGCGGGGCCACTGAGGGCCCGGGAAGGGGCCATGTCCAGGAGGGATGTTTCACACCAgagccagcactgcccagctccATCCAGCCACACGAGGTACTAGGGTcactgccccagctgcctgctgtgggggCCAGGCTGAGGCCAGGGTTTGGGCTTACAGCACCAGCACAGGTAGACATggctgggaagggaagcaggAAGGCACTGGGGAGCATGTGGAGCTGTGGGTCAGGTGAGACAGTGGAGACTGGGCTGCTGCAAGCCAGGCATCCTGGCAGCTTTATTGTATGGAGCAGAGTGGCACTCCAGACCCTGGCCCccggggctgccagccccactgctttCTCCTCCGTGGTGTCACTCTTTTGCTCTCCCTGGGTGACAAAAGGGGACAGTGAGGCGGGAGTTGCAGGCAGGGTAGGGGGGACACTAGGGTGCTGGTACTGGGGAGCACAGCTGGCCCTAGACCTGCTGCTGCACTCACTCCTGGTGCATTCACCCCTCAGCatctgccccccagccccaggcacaggCTGGCCCCTGGCCCACACCCCCAGGGACATGGCACTGCCAGGAGCAGCTCTTGTGGTTCCAGTGTTGCGCAGACACAACCACCATGCcagggaaaccaagcagccacagtgGCTGTTAAACCACCAACAGCCTCAACCACCAGTGGTAACACTCAGGAACAATGTCACAATCAGACAAGTGCCCTCACAGCaccacccccctgcccaggccaCCGTGGCTCTGCCAGCTCTCCCAAATGCCCACCCTGTGCCAAAAGCATTCAGCAGTGGTGTGGGAAGGCAAACTGCAAGAGCAGGCTTTTCTCCCAACCCGTGCAGGCTGAGCACCTTGGTGGTCAGGTTTCCTACTTTGATAATCAGGCTGCAAAATTATGATTACTAACATTATTGCCTGGCTGACCAAAGATGACGCCAGCTCCCAGGACAGAGCTGTGAGCTGCTTGAAACCACCTAGCATAAACACCTGGAGACCCCAGGCTGCGCACTGGGGCCCAGGGATATGGTGTGCCGGGGTGatgggggatgctgctgctttccctgctgtggcaAGGCTGCCCTCGCTCCGTGGCGAGGCCAGCAGACCCTCTAGGTCCGGCTGCCTGGCTGCAAGCAgtgcagctctgtgctcccACCCCATGCCCAGcccccacctctgcccaggcaggggcagcccagTATGGCCCAGTCCAGCCCCTACTCTCACCCAGTTGCTGGCAGACTTGCTGGCAGACTTGCTGGCACTCCTCCACCGTCCTGAAGTTGTTGGCATTCCCCCCACAGCCACTGTAGATGAATGGCTGGCAGGTCCCTGTGGCAGGGTTGTAGGCATAGTGATGGAAGAGTCCCCTGCATGGGCCACGCACAGGCGGGAGATGACAGATGTCACCTGAGGACACAGGGCCTTTGGAGGCAGCAGGACCCAGGAGGTGGTCCCAGCCAGCGGGCAGGTGCCGGGCTGTGATACGTTTGTCCGGAGGAAGGCAGCCGCGGCCGCAGCCAGTGAAGCAGCACTTCTCACGGTGGGGACAATCGGTGTCGTCACTGCAGGAGCTGTTGCAGGGGGCGAAGGTGTGCAGCACCCTCCTCTTGGGGCAGACGCCCGGTTTGGCTGTGGGTGGAAAGGACACCGGCTCACGCATGGggtctgtcctggctgtggcCCCCCTCCCGCCaagccccccagctgcccttACCTGGCACCGGCTGCGTGCAGCGGACATGGCAGCCCATGCTGCAGCACTTCCCGCTGCCTCTGCACTCGCTGTCGCTGGCACACTCCACCAGGCAGATGGTCACCAGGCCGGGCTTGGGCCGCGGGCAGGAGCCCCTCTTGGCTGGGGGTTGCCAGTAGGGTCAGgaccccaccagcccctgcctACTCCCACCGCCCAGCCAGCCGCGGGGTGCCCGCCTCCGGGTCTTGCCGGCAGGGAGCGACGGGCACCCCTGCCGCCCTTCGCCAGGGGGGTGGGAGCCGGGGGAGCAGCCACCCCCGCCGGCCCCTGCGCGGGACGCAGCGCCCAGGCAGTGGCTCTCGCATGAGCCCGGCCAGGCcaccaggccaggccaggcgGGGCGCGGgtctggcagggctgcagcccgccccccccccccccccccccgagggcAGAGCACGGGCTGGtcgggggctgctggggaatgGATACCCCCTCACCTCCAGCGGGCAGCCGGCACTCCCGCCCGCAGCCGGTGCTGCAGCAGCGCTCGCTGCCCGGGCAGTCGCCATCCGAGGAGCAGAAGCTGTCGCAGGACTTCAGGGGGGTCCCGCTGGGTGGGGGGCACTCGCCGTACTTCCCTGGGAGGGCGGGCAGGGGGTTACGGGACgcaggcagagccccccagcctgggcagcgcccccccactcccctcccctTGCACGGCTCGGTGCCGGGGGGAGAGGCGGGACGCGGGGGGACACCTCCCCGACCCCCCCGGAGGCCCGCTCGGCCGCGGGCTCTGCGGCAGGTGGCCCACCCAGCGCACCCcggccggggggccggggctcacctggcaggctgtgccccGAGGCCAGCCGGCAGTGGCCgggcgggcccgggggcggcagcagcagcagtagcaggaGCAGCCCCGGCTTCATGGCGCTGCCCCCGCGCCGCTCGCCGCCGCTTAAGTACGGCCCgggagccccggccccggccccggcccggcagAGCGCCCCGCGACGGTCCCCGCCCCCGGACACGGGCCCGGGGCTCCCggagcccggccccgctccccggcccggcccgctccgGCGGAGCAACAGCCTCCTctgccggccgccccccggAATGCCGCGCCGGGATCGGGCCCGCTGCCCTCGGAGGCCACGGGGCGGCGAGACACGGCGGGTGGGAGCACAGGGGGGGCcgcgcagccccagccccagcctcagccccagcGCAGCACGGCTCGGAGCGGGCAGcgggcagctggcagggagcgggcagggagTGGGCAGTGggcaaggaaggaaaggggctacgggcagggagcaggcagcaggcagggagggggctgtgggcagggagcgggcagcaggcagggagggggctgtgggcaagggaggaaaaggggctgtgggcagggagtGGGTTGCAGGCAGGAAGCAGGcagcgggcagggagggggctgcaggcagggagggagctgggggtttGGAGGTACAAAACACGGGCCAGGGGACAGTAGCAGGAGGACACGCCAGGCTtcatgctgctctgtgctggcaggacttgAACACACTGTCATTAATGGCACACAGGTATGCACCGTAACACAGGGCAGGCACGCAGCAGCTGGGTAAGAAAAGGTGCGAGGCCAAAGCCTTACAGACCGAGGAGCCGCCAGCACCAACCAAAGCAACCAGGCGCAGCTCGGCAGAGGCTGATGACTTCCTGCATCACCGCCACGGTACTGTGGCATGTGCGGTGTCGGGGCAAAGGTGCCACTCTGAGGGACCCCTGGGTACATAAACTGTGACGGACTGCTTTCACAGCCCCCGGTTATCTTCCTAATGGTTCCCTTTGTTTCAGACTAAGAGTTTCTGTAGCAACAAGTGCATTTGGCCACTTGGAGCAGGGATGACGCAAACAAGAATTTCCAAGTGGGGAAATAACGATTGTTGAGCTGTAAAACCCCGTATGAGACCGCAGAGGTCACGTCTGCCTCAGCACAAACAcacctgctcccagctgggctggTCTCACAACAACCCCCCCGGAGGAGCATCTCCCCCCTCGCCCCACCCCATACACCCAGACCCTGGCCTAggcctttctctgcagctccagctccagcagcagatgaGCCCCTTTCCACTAGCCCCTTGAAAAACCAGGTCCTGCCCCTCTCCACCCACTGCGGTCACGGGCTGCCCCCCATGCCTGGCtacagcactgccagccccccccccccgaggctGCCACTGCCCGACCTaccagcagcacctgcctgtGCCCTTTGCCATTTGGTGGGGCACAGTGCCAGCACCGCTGCAATTCAGCAGCGTGAGGTGCCACGGCATGGACCCTCCGGCAGGGATGTGCGCAGCCTGGCCGTGCCCTGCACTGtgtgggatggggagcagggagcaaagGTCCTGCTTGGCAGAGTTTCGGGGCGTGGCAGTGGGAGCACCGAGGGGTCTCTGCTGGCACCGAGTACACCTCACCCGCGTCACGGTCACCCTTCGCACGCTTGGCTGCACCAGGCTCTCTGTGACCTCCCCGCACTGTTGACCTTGGGCTCCCCTACCCCATCCAGGGCTGCCTCCCGCCGGTCCCGGTGTGCAGTGAGGTGAAAGGCAGCCCCGGTGCTAACCCCGGCAGAGCACCCGTCTGCTGGGACACGTCTGCAGCCGGCCGACGTGATGGCACCCAGACACCCGCCTGTCCCCACAGAGGAATGGTGCTCAGTGCACGGCGCACAGCAGTGGGTGTGCCCAGCCTGGCACGTCGCACAGGCTTCCCACGCTCTGCTCCCCCCGAGGTCACACTTGCCTGCGGGGACCGGCTGGCTGTCACCCACAGCTCCGCGGGCAGATGCAGCAGGATGTGGGCAcactgccaggctgcctgccaCCCCAGGGGAACATCCTCCTGGCTCAGTCCCCCAAGGTTCCTGTCCCATAAACTTGTCTACTCAATTGTCACACCAGGACAGTGCTTGACATCTGCAGCATGGAGTCCTGCAGCTCGGTGAGACTAGTTGCCCTCTGCCCCTGGCTTGTGagcctcccccagcacccccggcTCCTGCAGCCATGGGAAGAAAGTCCCGTCTGTACCCTCTGGGCCACTCAGGACGTACCAGCCTTCCCCCTGTCCCCTGTTTCCCAAGCCAGAGAGTTTCAGCCTCTTTCTCTGGGCTCCCCATGGTGgtgggggcagccctggcccatGGCCATGTCTCCCTTTCCCCCGGGGAGGGTGCTGTTGGGTGCTGATGTCCccaccctggctgcagcctggctgctggggctggggcgaAGCTGTGGTAAATGATTTCTCAGGCAATAACACATTGTGGG
Proteins encoded in this window:
- the WFDC3 gene encoding WAP four-disulfide core domain protein 3, giving the protein MKPGLLLLLLLLPPPGPPGHCRLASGHSLPGKYGECPPPSGTPLKSCDSFCSSDGDCPGSERCCSTGCGRECRLPAGAKRGSCPRPKPGLVTICLVECASDSECRGSGKCCSMGCHVRCTQPVPAKPGVCPKRRVLHTFAPCNSSCSDDTDCPHREKCCFTGCGRGCLPPDKRITARHLPAGWDHLLGPAASKGPVSSGDICHLPPVRGPCRGLFHHYAYNPATGTCQPFIYSGCGGNANNFRTVEECQQVCQQVCQQLGRAKE